GTATGGtgaaagaaatagaagaagagagtCGACCAAAAAAGATGAAAATCAGAGATCGTGGAGGGACCGCTAGCGTAGATCCATGGAATGTATTTGCAATTCTacagtagaaattgacgtttggtCCCAAAGTTACTGGGCTTATGACGCTTTAGTCCATCCTTCTGAAGCCCagtacagtttagtccaaaaaaAAACCAGTCCAAAACAGATTAGTCCAAAcatggacgagttagtccaaacatggacgagttagtccaaaaccACGGACGAGTCGCGGTTTTACGAGTTTCCCATATACCATAATTATCCTTGAACGATTCCTGTTATATAAAGCCTGATTTTGAAATCGAAATTTTTGGATCTGAAACTTGAATTCAAAACAGGATGCAGCTCTGAGATGATTTGGGAGgcgatttaacagtttcagaGAGGATTTGATCGTTTCTTCATCATATCTCAACTCAGGTTACGTTCGAGTGTGTTCTAGAGTCGAAAATTCTTAATCTCAGATTTGAAGAAACCACAAAGTGAGAGATAGATCGTTCCAGGTTTTAATTCGGAGGTGATTTAACAGATTCTAGGAGCTTAGATTGGATTTGATTGCTAATGGAGCAGAGTTCAGCctcaggttagttttcttttggttgtaATTTAGTCTAATTTTTCAGTTTTTCTGATTTTATGAGTTGATGGTATTAATTCGTATGATCACGAGTtgatattttgttatatactaGCTTTTGATTctcgtgatgatgatgatttactaTTAATACTAGataaatttgatttttgtttactgttgtttgatgttgattttttagttttatgatgcatgatatgaaatcgaaCTGATACTAGATTCTAGTCTTCTATTTTATTCAATTATGTGTTCCAGTAAGATTCTGGAGCTTAATTGATGGAGTATTTTTATCTAGGTTTACTGTTACTTGATGTTTTTGGCTTTGATTGAATGTGTACTTTCATGTACACTGTTTACTTTttaggttttatgaaattgaagcTTCAGATGATTTTAATCATTTCTTTTGTAATATGTAGGGATACCAAAGAATCCTGACAAGTTTATTAATgttgttttgaatcatggtgagcaTTCTGTGATTTTTCGTGTTAATACTAAAATAACCGTAGAAGAATTGAAGAATTTAGCATGCAAGCAGTGGAGGTCTTTGTCCCCTGGGAGTATATGTTTCAGCTATATGGACAATGCTCAAGTAGTTTTTGTGACAGGTGATATACAACTACAAAGCTTAACTGGTTTCAtgattcttattgataatgaagatgtGTATTTGCGTGTGGGTATGATTCTGAATCATACTTCTCGTTCAAAGTCTGGTTGTAGCAGAAGTTCTGGTTCTAAGTCTGGTTGTGGTTCTTGTTCTAAGtctgcttgtgaaactgaaagtcCTAAGATGGTAAGGGTGTTAGATCATGATGCAGACAAGGGGAAGCCTCTTATTATCGCTGAATGGAATTATGTATTTGACGAGATTGATAGAGAATTCATGGGTGGTGTTAAAGCTGTTAGGATTGCTCTCGATAAGTACAAGATGGCTACTGGTCACAAGATTGTTATTCTTAAAAATGACACAACTCGTTTTACTGCAAAATGCGAAGAAGATGGTTGTGCttggaggattcactttgggcCTGTGAATGGTGATACTTCTCGGTTCGTGCTGAAAGATTCTAACGCTCACAGGTTAGTGGTTTTCATACTAGTCCACATTAGTtatgtttaggatttttgatttatgTCCATAGTGGTGGACATAGTTGTGCATCTCATATACGTATATTAGTTTTAGGCGTACATTGGGGTGCACTGTACTTGTTGTACTCTTAAAATACATGTTCTTGCTTGGTTTGTGTGTATGTTCATAGTGTTGGTTTTCAGATCTTTATTAGGTGTaaattgtggtgcacattacttattccagcttttttttttttttgtagttgtggtgttggtttgaggttgaagagtcctacggtgacaaccaagttagtcAAGCATTTGATCGCTGACAATATACAAGGTGATCCTAGCTTAAAACCCAGACAGATCATTTCACTATTCAAGAAAacttatgggtccaatattaagtatcaccatgcccgtaGAGGGAAAGAAGCTGTATTTGAAGAACAGTATGGCGATGATGAGAAGTCGTATAGTGATTTTACTTGGTATGtcaaagaaattgaagaaactaatccCGATAGCTATGTGAGGTTTGAAGTTGAGGATGGAACCAATAGATTTCAGAGGATATTCGTTTGTTATGGTGCTTGCAAGCATAGCTATAGGTATCTCAGGCCTATGATTTACTTGGacgctactttccttactggtagataCAGGGGTACTCTGATGGCTGCAACATGTATCGACGGAAACAATGAGTTTTACCCATTTTATTTTGCTATTGTTTCTTCTGAAAACAAAgataattggttttggtttctggagAATCTTCAAAAACTTGTCGATGGTCGTCcgattgttttccttagtgatcgtGGAGAAGGACTTTTACAGggcattccaaaatattttcctaattcacATCACACCTATTGCTTTTACCACATCAAATGCAATCTCCCCATTGGATCATGTGATGCGAATTCGAAGCCAGttcttgatttgttttacaaagatGCGTACTCTTACACACTAGCAAACTTTGGGGCATGCATGCAATTGGATGTGGGCATGTTGCTAACTATATCAGGACTATTCCAAAGGAGAAATGGGCAAATGCATTTTTCCCTGTATGCAGATATGGTGCTCACTCTTCAACTCTTGCTGAGTCCTTCAACAACTGGGTTCTTCCTTTCAAAAAGTTGCCTGCTTTTGTTCTTCTCGATGTGATACggtgagttttatgtttagttttttatttatgtAAGTCTGTCTAAATTGTTTGCATACATGGATTTGCTTTGATCTGTAGatacttgtacacatgttttTATCTGTGAATCTGCAACTGTGTGTACATTGCTGTACACATGGATTTCcttaatgtgtacattgttgtacacatgttttatctgtATTCCTTTTTGGATCATgtgttttgattttatgttttgtgtttttattatgttagtttgaaggttatggAGAAGATGTCTGAGAGAAGGATACTAGGTCTAGAAACTTTCAACACTAGGCTCACTCCTGAATATGAGGCTTTACTAAAGGAAAACATTGacattggtcgtacttggactGTTGTTCAGTATATGGAGAGATTGTATGAAGTCAGGTCTCCTCGGAATCATTCTGTAGATCTATTGCAGAAAACTTGTACATGTCACAAGTGGCGAGTTAATGGTTTTCCTTGTGCCCATGCTTGTGCTGCCATTCAAGCTACGAGAGAAGACATCTattcatttgttgagccatacttcACCACTGAATGGTACAACAGGACATACCAGCACATCATCTTGCCAATCCCCAATTATGACAAGCTGAAgtcttatgatcctagtgatagggttATTGTTCCTATTTCTGTTCCTCCACCGGGTAGACGAAGAACACATCGCATCAAGAATGCATATGAGAAGCAAAAGAGGGctatgatgtgcacaaagtgcttcacTCTTGGTCACCACAACAGAACTACCTGCCCCATGATTTGATGATTTTTACTATGTTTCATTTGTTCAAAAGATTCTATGACTTTTGGTAAtgtcttttcaattttcttttggcTTGGATAATTAGTGCcagtacatgtgtaccattatgtacaccttcctgtaAACTTCAGTTTTTCTTACCTGTCTTTTTACAGGTGTACCTCTATGTACACCTTGGTGTACAATGGATGCTTCTAGTCTATTTTTGCTTAGTAGTATTATATGTTTTCAGATATGTCTAATTAGTAATTACTTTTGCTATTTAGAACGATTATGTACACCTTCTAAACATTTTATGCTCTTGTAACATTAACAGTAACTGTGCACAATCAAGTACACCTTAATATTTCAATACCTGGTGAATGAGATAAGTCAAAAACTTGTAACATtaatattgaaactaataaaaatatattaattcaaggtctttatagtagtgataagtcataaacaaattgataaaaactgaaatttgaaaagagataagtcataaacaaagtgacaagtcataaacaaaagaataaaaactgaaatttgaagagTTGTCTGAAAGATAGAAAACTATTAGAAAAGACTATTCTTCTTACTCAACGGATTCTTTTCCATACTCAGGCGCCACTGCTTGTGCTCTTCATCCGTTGCTACATCCCACACCTTTTCAAACACTCCAACTTTTTTCAGCATCTTTGCCACCAATTTTGCTCTCATATCCTGACAAATTTTTTCGGCACTCTGCTGATCTCTTTCCatactctttctcttcttcataccTCGTTTCATAAAGTAACAAGTGTACAAGAGGCAATCTGGATTGATTCCTTGTGTAGGGCACTGCATGATGTTTATTTCGTGCGGTTCTATAGGTGCATCACCATTTAACACTCTCTTCTTGTTGAGTTCCAACTGCACCACATTTGTCAGTTGCTGTGCATCTTTTTTATAGTCTTCATTTGAGTGCAGCGAGTTGTACCACTTCCACTCTTCAGCTATGAAATCAAACTTCAAAAGCGACCAGTGAAGTCCTACTGCCAATTGTACTGTAGAGTGATTGAGGGGGATTAGAAAAACTTCCAGATTGTCAGGCATGTCCCGTATGAAATCTACCACAAGCCTTTGTACCTCGCTGATGTTGTTGTTCTTCACATAATACTGAAATCAAtaatttgttggaaaataaaattaattaggtATACCTAAATCAGACCTATATAAAATCTAACAATCAACCATTCGTGCAAACACTTAACATAGCATTCGTCAATCATATGGCATACTGGTGTATATCTATGTCCATTCCTAAAGAAATCTACAAAGGCATACTGGTGTATATCTATGTCAATCAGGTGTATTAGTATATACACATCATTAAATTATCTATATATgacattttttatttgttttttgagaaacttacacatgcagtAGGACTCATAATTTCGCATCTCATGTACTTTTGATCATCTGGATGACGGATGATGTCTCTGACCATTGCATTGCAACATCGATGGATGTATAACTGCAGTACCGCTTGATCCAGATACTTGTTGAACATCAGTTCAGCAAGTACTTTTCCCACAGTCATAACATCTTCCCTGACTCTCGGATCTTCGAGCCTTGTTAGTTCCCAAGCTACAGAACTGCGGAATcataaaggaaatgttaacatggtgtaCATAGTGGTGCACATAACTTTTTTTCAATAATATTAATCATTCATATAGTGCGAGGTATTGTTTTGTGAACTTACGTCAGGCTTACATAGTCAAAGAATTTTTGTACCCTTTTTTTGTCCTGTCCTGCGTCCATGGCATGGTAAAGTGATGATTGACGGATATCTGGCAGTGGGCGATAAGGATGATACTCATTGTCCTTTCTCCTTTTAGGTGCAGGATACAGTTGTTGTTCTTCCTCTTTTTGGACCCCCTTGCCTTTTTGATCCACTTTCGTCCTAACTTGTTTGTTTTTACCCTCGACAGTGAAATCAGCAGGAAGTTTTTCTTTGCATTTCTCTTTGGTGGTGTCTTGGACACCCTGCCAGCAGCTATTGTCTTTAACATCTCTGCTTCCTTCATCTTCCCAGCTCTTGTCTTTGCTGGTGGTGTCCTCTGCTCTTCTACTTCTTGACTGCTAAAAAATGCATCTCCATGTTGTTGAATGAACTGCACTTCTTCATCAACGATCCTTTCTCGTACATCGTCATTGGATAATGATCTTTGCGATGACTCTTATTTAGGATCTTCTTGGCTCAACAACTGAAAGCTTAGACATTTGTGGATCACGATTGCCATCTTTTCCTTCACGTCAGATGCTGCCATTctgtaacaacctttttcaagctTTATGAAAACACTTTCATACAAGTTGTCTAGGAGGTCCTCAATTGATGTATAAGGATCATTCTGCTGATCTTCTCCCTGTGTGATTAAAAGCAGATCTTCTTCAATCGGCAACATGCCTTTAGGGTCCAGCTGAGATATGGCTTCAGCTGCGATTATAGTAGCCTCATCAATTTCAGCTGTTTCAGTGGCATCCTTGTATGCAGCTGTCTCTGGCAGAGAAGTTCTGAAAAAATGCATTTTTTGTTAGGTTTACACCTTGGTACACatatatagaaaatgaaaagaaatgagATCATTTTATACCTAGGCTTCTTAGCAGTTTCAGACTCAACACCTTGCCTTGTTCCATCTTTGCCATCCTTCTCTTCATTTGTCTTTGACAGAGGAGTGCTAAAAGATTCAAGTTTATAGAAAGGGTATGAGTTATAGCACACTGGTGTACAACTATCTACACACATAAAAATAAATGACTGCCACATTTAATAAGAGTGATTTTATACCTTCGCTTTTCAGATTTGCCACCCTCGTCATAACCACCTTTGCTACCCTCTTTGTCAGTGTCATCACCGCGCATATCACCACCTTTTCCACCTTGCAGATCATCATCATGAATATCACCACCTTTGCCAccaccctcctcctcatcatcctgCTAATCATCGCCACCTTTTCCACCACCTTTGCCACCACCATCCTCCTCATCCTCATCACCCTCCTCCTCCTGATCCTTATTACTGTCATCCACATCATCAGCTTTTCCACTTCTATTGCCTTCCTgaccttcctcatcatcatcatcactgtcatCCACATCACCAGCTTTTCCACTTGTCTCACCTTTCTCACCTTGCTCCTCCTccttctcatcatcatcacacTCATCCTCACTTTGTAATTCTTTGTTTAATGAAATGATTTCTTGCAAGGTTTCAACAAATAAATCAACAACATCCTTATCATTTTTCACATTTCTCAGATCAGCTTCATAAATTTTCTTGGctttttcttcaatgaagctaacAAGCTTTTGATGTTTAACCTTCAAGTCTGAAAGTTCTTCCAATGCTTCATCTCTTTGTTGTTGTGCTTTGCACAACTTTTCCTTCAGTGCATCTGTGCTATCTTGTTGCATGCTCTTCCTGTACTATTCCCTAACTTGTTGCTGCTCATCACTCCAAGGTTTTACCCATCCAGGTTGCAtctgaaaacatgccaaagtatcaACATGGATAACAGGTGTACATCTTATTACATCTATGTTACAGGTgtatattgttgtacacatgACAAAATTTTGTCACCATTTTGTAAACCTTATCAAGGTGTATATATAATGTACACATCTAGGAAGAAATCACTATCGTAAGAAAGTTATCGATTTACATTTTTCATAGCTTCATTAATGTCTTTCTCTATTGTATTGCTGATGTCACTTATCACCCACCTTAGAAACCTAGGAAAACCTTGTTCATTGCTTGGCGTCATGCTGTTGTTGTGTCCAGCAAACCAATACTGCATTGACAAACATGTAAAAGAGTTAGAAATATTAGGACCCAACAAATACAGTGAACAAAAGCATGTAAATTAGTACAACTTAAAACTTGTGTAAAACAATGTACACATGTAAACTCACCAACAGGTAAACCATacaaccattaactttaagtggtTCCTCAACATTTTTTCTTATGCTATCCATTAAATATTTATGTATATGCACTGGCCAATTGGTTTTTTTCATTCTTTCGAACGATTCAAAGTAGGGTGCAAATTTGCTCTGGGTAATCCCGCTTCCATTTGCTGTGGTAAAAAAAACAGTGATGCACAGATACATCGCAAACAACACTACCAAGTCCTCAGCATTCCTCTCAATCTCGATATCCAACTTTGGTTTTAACTTCATTATACGCAAGATTTCATTCTCGACATCTAGTTTCCCCAACTTAGATTTTTCCTTCAGTTTCAATCGGTTTATTAGTGAACCGAATCTCTGCTCAGCTCTAGTTTTGGTACATTCTCCTTCAAAAGGTTCTGATCCCACCATTTGTAATTCAAAAATGAAGAACAAATCTTCTGGCATACTCTATACTTCCACAAACTTTTTATCCTCGGCAGtattgaaaacaaagaaattttTTCCTGAATGATCATGGCGGAACTGGTTCACAATCTTCAAGATTGATTCTGGAATCTTGAACCACAAATCTCTCTTCTTCTCCTGTTTCTTTTATGAATTTTCCTCCTCCTTATTTTCAGCTTTTTTGTTAACAAAGACATCAACTACAGGCCAAAAAGGGCTCTCCTTTTGTTTCTCTAACTGAAATTCTGTGAACCATACTTTGTCACGTCTCTTTTTACGCACTTCTCCATCCTTTTCAAAGTTCTTGTTCACAAACTCGTTGATTGCATTAAAACCTGATCTATAAGGTTTGTTTGTATCTACGAAAATAGACAAATGGGAATAACAAAAGAGAAGCGTAGCACATGATACTCATACAAAAATGCTGGTGTACAGACCAGTACACTGGTACAGATAATGAGTACGAACCAGTACACTGGTACAAATAGTGATTACACTAGGAAAGATATGAGTAAAAAACACATAGCATGCCATGAATCACATTTAACATGCCATGAAGCACTGCAACAACATGGTGGTGTACCAGTATTTACACACAAACAACAATTCTCATAAAAATCGCTAAAAAACAGACACAACATGAAATGAAGAACTGCAACAGCATGGTGGTGTACCAGTATTTACATACAAACAACAATTCTTACAAAAATTGGTCTAAAACACAAAGAACATGAAATGAAGCACTGCAACAGCATGGCGGCAACAACACACATTAAGCCGGAAAAATAAGGGTGAAATAGCATGCTGGTGCAAAGGAGTGTACACCAGTAAACACAAGTGACGGCACAACACACATTAAGCCGTATGAAGGTGAAATAGCATGCTGGTGTACAAACCAGTAAACTGCTACAGAAACATCTTTAAAACAGACAGAAcatgacatgaatcactgcaacagtATTTGTGGTGTACTAGTgtgtacacaccaacaacaattccaataaaaattgctaaaaaaaaagatagaactagacatgaatcactgcaacaacattgtggtgtactagtatgtacacaccaacaacaattcccacaaaaatttctcaaaaataagatggaactagacatgaatcactgcaacaacattgTGGTGTACATAtctgtacacaccaacaacaattcccacaaaaattgctcaaaaacaagatagaactagacatgaatcactgcaaaaAACATGgcggtgtactagtatgtacacaccaacaacaattcccacaaaaatttctcaaaaacaagatggaactagacatgaatcactgcaacaacattgtggtgtactagtatgtacaccgATACAAGAAATTGAATAAGAATTGCTCAAAAATAGACAAAACTGGACTTGAATTGTtacctttttttcttttaacagaTGTTGAAGGATTTGAAGACTTTGGAGGCTTTGGAGGATTTGaaggctttgatttcttcttagctggtgatgtttttgaagtttctTGTACTGAAATTGATGGCGAATCTTCTAATGATCTCTTCGATCTCGTTTTTGGTCCTGTTGATTTCCTAATTTCTTCTGCTGGAACTGATGGAGTTGGGGATGAAATTGGGGTTAAATCTTTTAATGCTGACTTTGATCTCGTCGTTGGTGATGCtgatttttgaatttcttctacCACTATTTATATAAGTTACACTACAACTACATCCTATAATCTtacattttaattttaaaatGTAATCAGTTTTGTATATTTCTTGTTTCATCCTCTTAGAATTAAAACATTCTGTGAAAATCCATCCTGTTACCATTCGCAGGATTTGATAGTGGAGTTGACAAATGTAAAACAGACCTTCtttattgatgaagaaaatatgtCAACCAGATTAGAGTACCTAAACGCAATGTTTATGTGCGAACAAGAAACAACTAAAACTTAAATAACATACTCAGGAATATCTGGGATGGGTCCTAAAAGCAAACATCTCTGAAAAGAAAGAGAGGCAAGTCATCCGAGGCGAGCTCAGATTCAAAATTGCTCAACCATTCTCGGGGTACATTTATCATTTAATTTGGTAAACCTTGTAAAATCAGATGATGGTTATTTGTatttttcaaatatatatatatatatatatatatatatatatatatatatatatatatatatataaaattaaacttcgtattaaaaaaaacttagcgttacaaaaataaaaacaaaaatgaattGGCGTATGctttttgttatgtatgttcatccatctttttgttcttctttttgtatttcCTTTCTCAGCACTTGCTTTTTTAGTCCATGTACTTATATCTGTTCCACGTAACTGGCTGTGAGTTGTGCGTAAATTCTTCCCTCCATAAACTCTTTTTTAAATTCTTTTTCCGACGATAGCGTTTGTCCCTCATCTTTTTAATTTGAAAGTGAGTATTCCCGCCAAATCATTCTCACAAAACATTTTAATGAAAATTACTAGCCAGacgaaacacaaaattggttaaaaataccaaaattaacaattcctgggtgaaaaagaacatttaaattttgatactgtgtaaatggacaaaaatttaaaaatagtcagcatgtaaacagtttcatcctacccattttcaaatactttttcttatttttaatttacatcaggatgcatccagttttatccttgctattctcaaatactttttcttatttttaatttacatcgggatgcatccagttttatccttgctatttttttggtgtccatttcaaccatacaaatttttactagttcatttaaaccatgttttaaatataCTTAGACAAATGACCTATTTTCCGCGAACCAAAACAGCATAATTAATTGTTGGCACATCTCGGTTTGATACACGATTGACAAGTGATCCCAGTCCCGGGTTCGTATCTTCTGTGCCAAAGCATTGGTGAGCCACCTGTGCCAAGCCAATAAATTGGTGACACCTGTTCCATTTGATTTGTAACAGCAAAGCCAGGTGGAGTTTCCTTTTTCTACTCTTCTCTGTTAGGTAACAGCATCAAAGTAATGCTTTGGCACAGAAATCAAATGGAACAGGTATCACCGTTTTATTGGCTTGGCACAGGTGGCTCACCAATGCTTTGGCACAGAAGATACGGACCCCCCAGTCCCACGGTCCCCACCTGACTTACTATATTAAAATGCTGTTGTCAGAATTTATTGTTGCTAATAATAACACAATCATGGTTTGTTGTTGCCAGGATTTTAGTTGCATGGCAATCACGATCTGCCGCGTTACGTATCTTTATCGGTTGATTCTACCATAAAAGTTCATTTTGATCCGGGGATGGACCCACCCCTGGGCTAAAGGGGCTAAAAATCTTGCTAGTCCACAtgcctaaactttttttttttttttgctcgaccaaACTTCTAGTCTAGAccttaaaagaaaatttatacTTTCTGGATCCATCCCTCATTTTTGATCTA
This genomic stretch from Papaver somniferum cultivar HN1 chromosome 5, ASM357369v1, whole genome shotgun sequence harbors:
- the LOC113279634 gene encoding uncharacterized protein LOC113279634; amino-acid sequence: MEQSSASGIPKNPDKFINVVLNHGEHSVIFRVNTKITVEELKNLACKQWRSLSPGSICFSYMDNAQVVFVTGDIQLQSLTGFMILIDNEDVYLRVGMILNHTSRSKSGCSRSSGSKSGCGSCSKSACETESPKMVRVLDHDADKGKPLIIAEWNYVFDEIDREFMGGVKAVRIALDKYKMATGHKIVILKNDTTRFTAKCEEDGCAWRIHFGPVNGDTSRFVLKDSNAHSLKPRQIISLFKKTYGSNIKYHHARRGKEAVFEEQYGDDEKSYSDFTWYVKEIEETNPDSYVRFEVEDGTNRFQRIFVCYGACKHSYRYLRPMIYLDATFLTGRYRGTLMAATCIDGNNEFYPFYFAIVSSENKDNWFWFLENLQKLVDGRPIVFLSDRGEGLLQGIPKYFPNSHHTYCFYHIKCNLPIGSCDANSKPVLDLFYKDAYGAHSSTLAESFNNWVLPFKKLPAFVLLDVIRLKVMEKMSERRILGLETFNTRLTPEYEALLKENIDIGRTWTVVQYMERLYEVRSPRNHSVDLLQKTCTCHKWRVNGFPCAHACAAIQATREDIYSFVEPYFTTEWYNRTYQHIILPIPNYDKLKSYDPSDRVIVPISVPPPGRRRTHRIKNAYEKQKRAMMCTKCFTLGHHNRTTCPMI
- the LOC113279635 gene encoding glutamic acid-rich protein-like, which produces MQQDSTDALKEKLCKAQQQRDEALEELSDLKVKHQKLVSFIEEKAKKIYEADLRNVKNDKDVVDLFVETLQEIISLNKELQSEDECDDDEKEEEQGEKGETSGKAGDVDDSDDDDEEGQEGNRSGKADDVDDSNKDQEEEGDEDEEDGGGKGGGKGGDD